The Engystomops pustulosus chromosome 1, aEngPut4.maternal, whole genome shotgun sequence genome has a window encoding:
- the LOC140083154 gene encoding uncharacterized protein, whose product MREGDTRHWEGRETQDTEERGRHRTQRREGDTGHRGERETQDTDERGRHKTLGREGDTGHRGERQTRDTEERGRHGIQRREGDTRHWGERETQDKEKRGRHRTQRRERDTGHREEWETQDTGERGRRKTQRREGDTGHRGQRETQDTEEIGRHRAQRRYGDTGHRGDMETQDTEERGRHRIERREGNTGYRGERETLGTEERGRHWVQRREGDTGYRGERETLGTEERERHWVQRRDGDTGYRGERETLGTEERGRHWVQRREGDTGHRGDRETQGTEEIWRHRTQRREGDTGYRGERETRDTEERGRHGIQRREGDTGYRGERETRDTEERGRHGIQRIEGDTGYRGERETQNTEERGRHGIQRREGDTEERGRHRTQRIEGDTGHRGERETQDTEDRGRHRTQRREGDKDTEERARYRTQRREGDTGHREEWETQDTGERGRHRTQRREGDTGYRGEREIQETEERETQDT is encoded by the coding sequence atgagagagggagacacaagaCACTGGGAAGGGagggagacacaggacacagaggagagagggagacacaggacacagaggagagagggagacacaggacacagaggagagagggagacacaggacacagatgagagagggagacacaagacactggggagggagggagacacaggacacagaggagagagacagacacgggatacagaggagagagggagacacgggatacagaggagagagggggacacaagacactggggagagagggagacacaggacaaagagaagagagggagacacaggacacagaggagagagcgagatacaggacacagagaaGAGTGGGAGACACAAGACACTGGGGAGAGAGGGAGACGCAagacacagagaagagagggagacacaggacacagaggacagagggagacacaggacacagaggAGATAGGGAGACACAGGGCACAGAGGAGATATGGAGACACAGGGCACAGAGGAGATatggagacacaggacacagaggagagagggagacacagaatagagaggagagagggaaacactgggtacagaggagagagggagacactgggtacagaggagagagggagacactgggtacagaggagagagggagacactgggtacagaggagagagagagacactgggtacagaggagagagagagacactgggtacagaggagagatggagacactgggtacagaggagagagggagacactgggtacagaggagagagggagacactgggtacagaggagagagggagacacaggGCACAGAGGAGATAGGGAGACACAGGGCACAGAGGAGATatggagacacaggacacagaggagagagggagacacgggatacagaggagagagggagacacgggatacagaggagagagggagacacgggatacagaggagagagggagacacgGGAtatagaggagagagggagacacgggatacagaggagagagggagacacgGGATACAGAGGATAGAGGGAGACACGggatacagaggagagagggagacacagaatacagaggagagagggagacacgggatacagaggagagagggagacacagaggagagagggagacacaggacacagaggATAGagggagacacaggacacagaggagagagggagacacaggacacagaggATAGagggagacacaggacacagagaagagagggagacaaggatacagaggagagagcgagatacaggacacagaggagagagggagacacaggacacagagAAGAGTGGGAGACACAAGACACTGgggagagagggagacacaggacacagaggagagagggagacacaggatacagaggagagagggagatacAAGAAACGGAGGAGAGAGAGACTCAGGATACATAG